A window of Desulfomonile tiedjei genomic DNA:
GCTAGCCATCAATGCTAAGACCAACAACACCTCTCTGGTCCTTGCGATCGAGATTACGGAAACCGAGCCACACAAGACCCTGCTCTTTGCCGCGGATGCCCAAGCGGGAAACTGGCTTTCCTGGAGCAATTTGTCTTGGCCTGCCGAGGGAACTAGTAGCGGAACGGTGACCGTCGCAGATCTCCTCCGCCGCACGGTACTGTACAAGGTCGGACACCACGGCAGCCGAAATGCGACTCTTGCACAAAAGGGCCTGGAGATGATGGAGAGTCCCAACCTGGTTGCCATGATCCCAGTGGATCAGCGCTGGGCAAATGAAGAAATGCATTGGGATCATCCAGCCGAAAAACTGTTTGACCGACTCAAGCAGAAGACTGGAGGCAAAATCATTCGGGCAGATCGGATACCATCAGGCGACGACAGCCCTCCAAAGCCGGATGAGGCTACAGAGAGAGACTGGCAATCCTTCGTCTCACGGCTGGACTGGGACCGCAGTTCGGATAGGCTGTGGGTGCAGTACACCGTACCGGGATAGCCCGCACGGACCTGACGGAGCCCAGGTCCGTGGCACCCGGGAGTGAACCAGTAAAAACCTTCGAGAACTGCCAAAGCAAGTGTCAAAAAATAGTGTCCGATTGTGAAAAGTGCCTCTTGGAATTTGGTAGGTGCCGGCCTCCGTGCCGGCACAGTTTTCGGTTACAAATCAACTAGTTCGGGCCGGCAGGGACGCCGGCCCCCACCGGTTGTCTCATAGCCAAGGCTGTGCAAAAGGTCAAGAATTGTGGCAATTGGCATAAAGACCCGAGACGATCTCATTGATCGCACTTCTGACACATTGAACCGGGTCGCCGACCGAAAACCCAACAACCAAAAAACATGCGCCATTCGGAAAGAACATTAGAGAAACGCCATAATTTCAGCTCAAAATCGCCCTCTTCAGGAGCACCTTCGCGATTTCAACCTTGTACCCGTTCATTTTGAGCGGAATCGCGTCTGCTAGGCCATGCTCCGCGGCTTCCGCGGCAATATTCTCATCAATGGTCCGCCCTTTAATCACCTTTTCCGCCTTCCGCGCCCTCAGCGGTTCGGGAGCCACTGCGCCGAGCACAATCCGTGCATCCTTGCAGACCCCATTGTCGACCGCCAGGATGGATGCCACACTCACAACCGCGAAATCGATCGGTTTTCTGAGAGTGAATTTTTCGTACCTCTGTCTCGCGGTGGCGGGCGGCTTCGGTATCCTGATCTCACTTATTAGCTCATCGGGTTCTAGGACGGTTGAGTTCGTCGCCGTGGCTTTGAATAACAGTTTCGCAGAGACACTCCGTTTTGTGGTGACGATGCCGGCGTCAAGCGCAATCAGCGCAACCGCTATGTCCGATGGACCAACAGCAAAGCAGCCCTTCCGAACCCTGCCGAAATCGGAGGGGCTGTCCGCGAAACCGGCAGCGCCGAATATGGAATGGTACCGGTTGTCGCCGGCCAGGGCACTGCAAAACTTGCCTCCTCTGCGAAGACAGACCATGGGTCCGCCGATTTGGCGAGGGTACCTGTAAAACCAGCAACGAACGTCCTGGGCCAGGTTACCCCCAATGGTGGCCATGTTACGGATATGGGGAGTGCCTACCGAGTACGCGGCTTCTGCAAGCAGCTCATATTCTTCTTTCACTACCGGGGACTTGACAATATCGACTAATTTGGCTAGCGCGCCTATGGTGAGGCCATTTTCCTCGCTTCTGATGTGGTCGAGGCCGGCAATGGGCTTTATGTTGATCACCGCGGCCGGGTATTCAGGGACAATATTGTCCTTCAAAGCTCCCAAAAGATCCGTGCCGCCTGCAATGACCTTTGCTTTGCCTTTGTACTCGTTCAGGAGTTCAACCGCTTCCTCGATCGAGCGCGCATTATGGTGCGCAAACCGCTTCATCTCGTGCCTCCTGTTGCTGCATTGCCCATTTTCCCCAGGGCCTTCAGCACCCTTTGGGGAGTGACGGGATACTCATGCAGCCACGAACCCACGGCATTCGAAACAGCCATGAGGACAGCCGAAGGCCCGGGAGACGTGGCCACTTCCCCTACACCGACCGCATGAAAGCGGTGGGTGGGAATAGGCGTCTCGAGCACCACATGCTCCATGGCAGGCAGCTCGGCAAAGGTCCGCCACTTATAATCAATCAGGTTCGCATTTAGTATGTGACCCGAGGAAGGATTGATGATTGTCTCTTCGAAAATGGCGCTGTCGATACCCGCGGAACCGATGCATCCGTTGAGCTGGCCTTCGAGACCCTGCGGATCTATGATCTGACCGACATCAGTGGCAAGCACCACCCGCAGCAAGGTCACCTTTCCCGTCTCCGTGTCCACCTCGACCTCTACAAAGCTCATCATGCAATTGCACAAGGTGAAATCCGGCTCAAAGCGCCCGAACCCCAGTATGGTGCGGTCATTTCCCAAGGCCCTCCATTTTAAGCTCTTTTCCGGATGTCCTTTCACAAACACAACCCCGTCGGCTGTTTCCAGGTCTTGAAGGTCCGCATCCAGCTTTGGGGCGGCAAACTCGAAGAGCTTTCTCTTCGCATCTTCTGCCGCGTTGATGACAGCACTCCCAATGGCATAGGTCCCGCGAGAGCCCACCGGTCCGAACTCGAAAGGCGTGACCAGCGAATCAGCAGGGGTCATTGAGATCCGATCCGGCGGTATCTGAAGCACCTCAGCCACCATCTTGGCATAATTGCTCTTTTGGCCGGTCCCGTGCTCCGCCGCACAGAGAAAAATTGTGGCCGTGCCGTTGTAATCAAGCTGAACGTATGCCTCTGCCGCGTCTTCGCCAACGTCGGCGTTTCCGTGGACGCCCACGCCGATCCCTGTCCGCTTTGCGCCGTTCACCGAGGTAGGCGTCAGCCAGCCCTTCCATTTCTCTTTCCAGCCGAATTGTTCCGCACCCTTGTCCATGGCCCTGGAATAGTCAATGCCGCGGTACTGATACCAGTTGCCATCCCGCCAGAAGTACCCTCCGCCGGGCTTGACGAAGTTCTTCTTGAGCACTTCGAATGGATCAAGGCCTGCCTTTCCCATGGCCAGACACAGAAGAGGTATGAATGAGCACTTCAATTCCTGGCCTCCGAAGCCCCTTGTGCTGCCTGAGGCGTTCCGGTTTGTGGCCACAACAAGGTTCTTCAAGTCCCAGTTAGGGCACTGGGCCATGATCATGAGTTCGCCCGATCCCACCGCGACTTGGGCTTGCGTGGTAAAGGAATAGTAGCCTGTGTCGACGTACCATGTGCCCTGTATAGCCGTCAGGGTGCCGTCTTTCTTCATGCCCACCCTGGCGTGAATCCGGGAGCCGACCCTCAGGGTGAACGCGGCCATATGTTCTTCCTTGGTAAACATGCACTTTACCGGCCTCCCGGTCGCCCTGCTCAAAAGGACGGCATAGGCTTGAACCTGCCAGCACATGATCTTTGTCCCGAAACTGCCGCCCACATGGTTTCCGATGCTTCTTACTTCCACCTGCCTGTTAAAAACATGGAAGAGGGTGATCTTGTCCATGTACGGCGCCTGGCTGGTGCTCCACACAGTGACCTTGTTCGGCTCCTCCCACAGGGCAACTGCACCCACCGATTCAGGAGGAAGGGCATTGGGTATGTTCTCGTATCCAAAGGCCCCTTCCGCTATGACGTCGGCTTCTGCAAACCCTTTGTCTACATCCCCCCTGACTACGCCTTTAAGGCAGTTGGGCCCGAAAACGATAGTACCGCCGGGTATGATATTGCCGGGAAACTCGTCGTAAACGAGGGGAGCGCCGGGTTTGAGGGCCGAATCCATATCCAGGGCCGCAGGCAGGACTTTGTAATCTACTTCGATCAGATCCAAGGCCTCTTCCGCGATTTCTTCAGTGGTGGCCGCGACAAGTGCCACAGCGTCACCCACGTACCTGACTTTTTTGTCTAGGACGGGCACCTTGCGGGGTGTGCCACCCCTCCAGTCGGGGATGTCTTCCCACGTCAAGACGGCTTTTACGCCCGGCAGCACTTCAGCCTTGCTCTTGTCAATTTTCTTGATGAGTGCATGGGCATAAGGGCTTCTCAGCACCTTTCCGTGGAGGAGATTCTGAAATTTCAGGTCGTCGAGGTATTGGACGGCCCCTGTGACGATCTCCTCAGCGTCCCTCCGCGGCATGGGTTTCCCTATATATCTGTATTTATTGCCCATGCTCATGCCCTTTCTCCACAACGGACATTACAGCTTTGATCACCTGGTAGTGACTTATGCACCGGCAGAAATTACCTGAAAGGGCCTCCTTTACCTCTTCTTCAGAAGGGTGCGGGGTTTCGTTGAGGAAGGCCCTGGCGGTTACGATCATTCCAGGGGTGCAGAAGCCGCACTGAAAAGCGGTGTGGTCGATAAAAGACTGCTGAAGGGGATCGAGTGCACCTGTTTTCGGGTCCCTCAGGCCTTCGATTGTTGTTATTGTCTTTCCATCGCACTCGATCGTCAGAACCTTACAGGAAAGGACAGCCTTTCCGTCCATGATGACCGCACAACATCCGCATGCGCCCTGGTCACAGGAAACCTTGGTGCCGGTAAGTCCGAGGGTCTCTCTGAGCGTATGGGACAGCGTGTGGGTCGGGGAGATTTCGCCGGCCTCACCCCCCACGTTGAACCGGTGGTACTGTCCATTAACCGTGAAGCCCACGCGACGCAGTTCGGCTGCTTCGCGGGCGATGCGATCCTCTTTGCTTGCTGCCATTTCGCTTCCTTTATTCTTGAACATGGACTCGCTTGATACTGTGCCACTCTCGCGCACCGCACTGCCTCGGCCGAATGCTCATTCCTCGACCTTGGCTCCAAGCTGCCGCGAAAGGCTTTTCCCCGCTTGGGCAACCAGGGGCCCGCACTGTCGGGCAGCCTCTGCAGAAGAAAGACCGAGCACCGCCACATATCCAACCGGTCGCTGGTTGGGGCCTAGCACAGGCGCTGCCACAACATTCAGTCCCGGCACCATCTCCTCCAGGTCCTCGGCGTACCAGTCTCGGCGGCATCTGAGTATTTCCTCGTTCAGCTTACCGCTGTCAAACTTCGCCGGATCTCCGTGAAAGTAGAGATCCTCATCCTGTAGCAGCCTATCAAGTTCATTCTCCGGCAGGAAAGCGGCAATGGCCTTGCCGTGGCAGCCGTAGGTAATGGGAAACCGATGCCCGACGCGCATGGTGATGCCAAGCACGCGCCCACCTTCGTGCTTAGCGGCAACGAAGACGTTTTTATCCGCTATCAACCCGAGTGCGGCCGTAGCCCCTGCCTTGCCGGCAAGTTCCGCCAGAAGAGGTTCGGCAAGTTTTGGAGTGCTGAGAGTGTCAAGAAACCTGCGGGAAAGACCGATCAGACCAGGGCCGAGGGTATAGCCTTTTCCCCTGCCGCCTGTTTGGACGAGGCCGAACTTCCGGAGTGTGTGGAGAATACAGAAGGCTGTGCTCTTGTGCATTCCTACTTCTTCACAGATTTCCGTCAGGTTCATGTGGGCCGAATCGGCCTGTGCCATGCGGAACAACACGCGTAAAGCCTGTTCCACAGCAGGCACAACGTACTTATCGGTTGATGCGGTTTTCTTGGGGGTTGTCATGAGTTCGTCCTGGCGAACTACAGTTCGCTATATACAAACAACTAACTTCGTACCGTGTTTGAAATGGTGTTGTCAAGAAAATTAGACGGAAAGATTGAGCCTTGAGTTATGTAGGGAAAACCGGGGGTGTTGGGTTGGGGGTACGGTGGGGTCTGCGTGTTTCTGATTCGGCCACAGTCGGCACGGAGTCACTTGTTTTCAAGACATGGCCTT
This region includes:
- a CDS encoding FAD binding domain-containing protein, translated to MKRFAHHNARSIEEAVELLNEYKGKAKVIAGGTDLLGALKDNIVPEYPAAVINIKPIAGLDHIRSEENGLTIGALAKLVDIVKSPVVKEEYELLAEAAYSVGTPHIRNMATIGGNLAQDVRCWFYRYPRQIGGPMVCLRRGGKFCSALAGDNRYHSIFGAAGFADSPSDFGRVRKGCFAVGPSDIAVALIALDAGIVTTKRSVSAKLLFKATATNSTVLEPDELISEIRIPKPPATARQRYEKFTLRKPIDFAVVSVASILAVDNGVCKDARIVLGAVAPEPLRARKAEKVIKGRTIDENIAAEAAEHGLADAIPLKMNGYKVEIAKVLLKRAILS
- a CDS encoding xanthine dehydrogenase family protein molybdopterin-binding subunit yields the protein MGNKYRYIGKPMPRRDAEEIVTGAVQYLDDLKFQNLLHGKVLRSPYAHALIKKIDKSKAEVLPGVKAVLTWEDIPDWRGGTPRKVPVLDKKVRYVGDAVALVAATTEEIAEEALDLIEVDYKVLPAALDMDSALKPGAPLVYDEFPGNIIPGGTIVFGPNCLKGVVRGDVDKGFAEADVIAEGAFGYENIPNALPPESVGAVALWEEPNKVTVWSTSQAPYMDKITLFHVFNRQVEVRSIGNHVGGSFGTKIMCWQVQAYAVLLSRATGRPVKCMFTKEEHMAAFTLRVGSRIHARVGMKKDGTLTAIQGTWYVDTGYYSFTTQAQVAVGSGELMIMAQCPNWDLKNLVVATNRNASGSTRGFGGQELKCSFIPLLCLAMGKAGLDPFEVLKKNFVKPGGGYFWRDGNWYQYRGIDYSRAMDKGAEQFGWKEKWKGWLTPTSVNGAKRTGIGVGVHGNADVGEDAAEAYVQLDYNGTATIFLCAAEHGTGQKSNYAKMVAEVLQIPPDRISMTPADSLVTPFEFGPVGSRGTYAIGSAVINAAEDAKRKLFEFAAPKLDADLQDLETADGVVFVKGHPEKSLKWRALGNDRTILGFGRFEPDFTLCNCMMSFVEVEVDTETGKVTLLRVVLATDVGQIIDPQGLEGQLNGCIGSAGIDSAIFEETIINPSSGHILNANLIDYKWRTFAELPAMEHVVLETPIPTHRFHAVGVGEVATSPGPSAVLMAVSNAVGSWLHEYPVTPQRVLKALGKMGNAATGGTR
- a CDS encoding (2Fe-2S)-binding protein: MAASKEDRIAREAAELRRVGFTVNGQYHRFNVGGEAGEISPTHTLSHTLRETLGLTGTKVSCDQGACGCCAVIMDGKAVLSCKVLTIECDGKTITTIEGLRDPKTGALDPLQQSFIDHTAFQCGFCTPGMIVTARAFLNETPHPSEEEVKEALSGNFCRCISHYQVIKAVMSVVEKGHEHGQ
- a CDS encoding IclR family transcriptional regulator; the protein is MTTPKKTASTDKYVVPAVEQALRVLFRMAQADSAHMNLTEICEEVGMHKSTAFCILHTLRKFGLVQTGGRGKGYTLGPGLIGLSRRFLDTLSTPKLAEPLLAELAGKAGATAALGLIADKNVFVAAKHEGGRVLGITMRVGHRFPITYGCHGKAIAAFLPENELDRLLQDEDLYFHGDPAKFDSGKLNEEILRCRRDWYAEDLEEMVPGLNVVAAPVLGPNQRPVGYVAVLGLSSAEAARQCGPLVAQAGKSLSRQLGAKVEE